One stretch of Paenibacillus sp. FSL R5-0341 DNA includes these proteins:
- a CDS encoding carbohydrate ABC transporter permease, with protein MKSRDPLAVSKRSASVIHAMFLFYAIACIVPILLVFAISFSDETTVIANGYKLIPEKFSLTAYEFLFRDMDQILHSYGISFIVTVVGTITSVALTALYAYPLSRRDLPYRGWFAFFIFFTMLFNGGLVPWYLVYVNVLDLKNSILALIMPLLLSPFFVLVMRTFFANSIPVSILESARIDGAGELRTFTRIVLPLSLPVMATVALFSTLNYWNDWYLSMIFISDNRTISLQYLMYRTLLDIQYLTTNSNVSSQISSQGGLLNLPNKTLQMAMAVVGIGPIVLAYPFFQRYFIKGLTVGAVKG; from the coding sequence GTGAAATCACGTGATCCACTAGCCGTATCGAAGCGTTCCGCATCCGTTATTCATGCGATGTTTCTATTCTATGCCATTGCCTGTATCGTGCCGATCCTGCTTGTCTTCGCCATCTCATTCTCGGACGAGACAACAGTTATAGCAAATGGGTATAAGCTTATTCCAGAGAAGTTCAGCCTGACGGCCTATGAGTTTCTGTTCAGAGATATGGATCAGATCCTCCATTCCTATGGTATATCCTTTATCGTTACCGTTGTGGGTACCATTACAAGTGTCGCTCTGACTGCACTGTATGCGTATCCGCTCTCACGGAGAGATCTGCCTTATCGTGGTTGGTTTGCATTTTTCATCTTCTTCACAATGTTATTCAATGGGGGGCTGGTACCTTGGTACCTGGTCTATGTCAACGTATTGGATCTGAAAAACTCCATACTGGCACTCATTATGCCACTACTGCTATCCCCATTCTTTGTACTGGTCATGCGTACATTCTTCGCGAACTCCATACCGGTATCCATTCTGGAATCGGCTCGAATTGATGGTGCAGGAGAATTGAGAACGTTTACACGTATCGTGCTCCCGCTCTCCCTTCCGGTAATGGCAACTGTCGCGTTGTTCAGTACACTCAATTACTGGAATGACTGGTACCTTAGTATGATTTTTATATCGGATAACCGGACGATCAGCCTTCAGTACCTTATGTACCGGACGCTGCTCGATATTCAATATCTTACAACCAATTCCAACGTCTCTTCACAGATTTCGTCGCAGGGTGGATTGCTGAATCTGCCGAACAAAACACTGCAAATGGCGATGGCTGTGGTCGGTATTGGTCCAATTGTACTGGCCTATCCATTCTTCCAGCGTTATTTCATCAAAGGTCTTACGGTTGGCGCTGTGAAAGGATAA